The following coding sequences lie in one Spinacia oleracea cultivar Varoflay chromosome 1, BTI_SOV_V1, whole genome shotgun sequence genomic window:
- the LOC110800832 gene encoding uncharacterized protein isoform X1 encodes MDGETYHNPLRGDDLRWWRFRWQRFLFPVVLFRRNFEFQGLFLMMGIGIHQLKRCKFDKCDLCQPSCEKLNQKKGRLQTLINTDQHLKPLQEDPDHCQLEIF; translated from the exons ATGGACGGCGAAACCTACCATAATCCTCTACGCGGCGACGATTTACGGTGGTGGAGATTTAGGTGGCAGCGTTTTCTTTTCCCGGTGGTGCTTTTCCGACggaatttcgaatttcaag GATTATTCTTGATGATGGGTATTGGAATACATCAGCTTAAGAGATGTAAGTTCGACAAATGTGACTTGTGCCAACCGAGTTGCGAAAAACTAAACCAG AAAAAAGGAAGGCTGCAAACACTGATCAACACTGATCAACACCTGAAACCCCTGCAAGAAGATCCAGATCACTGTCAGCTAGAAATTTTCTGA
- the LOC110800832 gene encoding uncharacterized protein isoform X2 has protein sequence MDGETYHNPLRGDDLRWWRFRWQRFLFPVVLFRRNFEFQGLFLMMGIGIHQLKRCKFDKCDLCQPSCEKLNQGRTRNLCQRTIGRRL, from the exons ATGGACGGCGAAACCTACCATAATCCTCTACGCGGCGACGATTTACGGTGGTGGAGATTTAGGTGGCAGCGTTTTCTTTTCCCGGTGGTGCTTTTCCGACggaatttcgaatttcaag GATTATTCTTGATGATGGGTATTGGAATACATCAGCTTAAGAGATGTAAGTTCGACAAATGTGACTTGTGCCAACCGAGTTGCGAAAAACTAAACCAG GGGAGAACCAGAAACCTTTGCCAAAGGACAATAGGGAGAAGACTATAG